One window of Hylemonella gracilis genomic DNA carries:
- the rpsH gene encoding 30S ribosomal protein S8: MSMSDPIADLLTRIRNAQMVAKTTVSVPSSKVKVAIAQVLKEEGYIDGFQVKAVDGKSELEIALKYYAGRPVIERIERVSRPGLRVYKGRDAIPQVQNGLGVAIVTTPKGVMTDRKARASGVGGEVLCYVA, translated from the coding sequence ATGAGCATGAGTGATCCCATCGCCGACCTGCTGACGCGCATTCGCAATGCGCAGATGGTCGCCAAGACCACCGTGTCGGTGCCCTCTTCCAAGGTGAAGGTGGCCATCGCCCAGGTGTTGAAGGAAGAGGGTTACATCGACGGCTTCCAAGTGAAGGCCGTGGATGGCAAGTCCGAACTGGAAATCGCGCTGAAGTATTACGCCGGTCGTCCGGTGATTGAGCGCATCGAGCGCGTGAGCCGTCCTGGCCTGCGTGTTTACAAGGGCCGTGATGCCATTCCCCAAGTCCAGAATGGTCTGGGCGTGGCCATCGTGACGACCCCCAAGGGCGTCATGACGGATCGCAAGGCGCGCGCCTCCGGTGTCGGTGGCGAAGTCCTGTGCTACGTGGCCTGA
- the rpsN gene encoding 30S ribosomal protein S14, which yields MAKTALIERENKREKLVAKYAKKYAELKAIIGDAKKSDDERAAARLDLQKLPRNANPTRQRNRCEITGRPRGTFRQFGLARAKIREMAFAGEIPGVTKASW from the coding sequence GTGGCTAAAACAGCTTTGATCGAGCGCGAAAACAAGCGCGAAAAACTGGTCGCCAAGTACGCCAAGAAGTACGCGGAACTCAAGGCCATCATTGGCGATGCCAAGAAGAGCGATGACGAGCGCGCCGCCGCGCGTCTGGATCTGCAGAAGCTGCCGCGCAACGCCAATCCGACGCGTCAGCGCAACCGCTGCGAGATCACGGGCCGTCCGCGTGGCACGTTCCGCCAGTTTGGCCTGGCCCGCGCCAAGATCCGTGAAATGGCCTTCGCCGGTGAAATCCCTGGCGTGACCAAGGCGAGCTGGTAA
- the rplE gene encoding 50S ribosomal protein L5: MARFQEIYREKVVPELTKKFGYKSPMQVPRLTKITLNMGVSEAVADKKVMDNAVGDLTKIAGQKPVVTKAKKAIAGFKIREGQAIGCMVTLRGVQMYEFLDRFVTVALPRVRDFRGISGRAFDGRGNYNIGVKEQIIFPEIEYDKVDALRGLNISITTTAKTDEECKALLAGFKFPFKN, encoded by the coding sequence ACCGCGAGAAGGTTGTTCCCGAACTGACCAAGAAGTTCGGCTACAAGTCGCCCATGCAGGTGCCGCGCCTGACCAAGATCACCTTGAACATGGGTGTCTCCGAAGCTGTCGCCGACAAGAAGGTCATGGACAACGCCGTCGGTGATCTGACCAAGATCGCCGGTCAGAAGCCCGTCGTGACCAAGGCCAAGAAGGCCATCGCCGGCTTCAAGATCCGCGAAGGCCAGGCCATCGGCTGCATGGTCACCTTGCGCGGTGTTCAGATGTACGAATTCCTGGACCGTTTCGTCACCGTGGCCCTGCCGCGCGTGCGCGACTTCCGTGGTATCTCTGGCCGCGCCTTCGATGGCCGCGGCAACTACAACATCGGCGTCAAAGAGCAGATCATCTTCCCTGAGATCGAGTACGACAAGGTGGATGCATTGCGTGGCCTGAACATCAGCATCACGACGACGGCCAAGACCGACGAAGAGTGCAAGGCACTGCTCGCTGGCTTCAAATTCCCCTTCAAGAACTGA